A region from the Molothrus aeneus isolate 106 chromosome 17, BPBGC_Maene_1.0, whole genome shotgun sequence genome encodes:
- the SAMD10 gene encoding sterile alpha motif domain-containing protein 10 isoform X4 has protein sequence MSCGRPKDMEAAAAASAHFSFCRSLLEHTVSAENLSYRLQRAAGSSLTWHDGRSQRPDGTGRTVKLLRQPGTEGSQVRGCDHYGIYHTSPTLGSLVKPVVLWTQQDVCKWLKKHCPHNYLIYVEAFSHHAITGRALLRLNGEKLQRMGIALEAQRQELLQQVLQLQVREEVRNLQLLSQDCTNTVNRAPLGWAVHRRYET, from the exons ATGAGCTGCGGCCGGCCCAAGGACATGGAAG ccgccgctgccgcctCTGCTCACTTCAGCTTCTGCCGCAGCCTCCTGGAGCACACGGTGTCGGCCGAGAACCTCAGCTACCGCCTGCAGCGCGCCGCGGGCAGCAGCCTCACCTGGCACGACGGCCGCAGCCAGCGCCCCGACGGCACCGGGCGCACCGTCAAACTCCTGCGGCAGCCGGGCACTGAGGGCTCGCAG GTCCGTGGCTGTGACCATTATGGCATCTACCACACCAGCCCCACGCTGGGCAGCCTGGTCAAGCCAGTGGTGCTGTGGACCCAGCAGGATGTGTGCAAATGGCTGAAGAAGCACTGCCCACACAACTATCTCATCTACGTGGAGGCATTCTCCCACCACGCCATCACAG GCCGGGCGCTGCTGCGGCTGAACGGGGAGAAGCTGCAGCGCATGGGGATCGCGCTGGAGGCGCAgcgccaggagctcctgcagcaggtcctgcagctccaggtgcgCGAGGAGGTGCGgaacctgcagctgctcagccaaG ATTGCACCAACACTGTGAACCGAGCTCCgctgggatgggctgtgcaTCGCCGATACGAGACCTGA
- the SAMD10 gene encoding sterile alpha motif domain-containing protein 10 isoform X3: protein MQQGRPSLCCVSTIRSSQGPPEPAAAAASAHFSFCRSLLEHTVSAENLSYRLQRAAGSSLTWHDGRSQRPDGTGRTVKLLRQPGTEGSQVRGCDHYGIYHTSPTLGSLVKPVVLWTQQDVCKWLKKHCPHNYLIYVEAFSHHAITGRALLRLNGEKLQRMGIALEAQRQELLQQVLQLQVREEVRNLQLLSQDCTNTVNRAPLGWAVHRRYET, encoded by the exons ATGCAGCAGGGCCGGCCATCCCTCTGCTGCGTCTCCACCATCCGCAGCTCGCAGGGACCACCCGAGCCAG ccgccgctgccgcctCTGCTCACTTCAGCTTCTGCCGCAGCCTCCTGGAGCACACGGTGTCGGCCGAGAACCTCAGCTACCGCCTGCAGCGCGCCGCGGGCAGCAGCCTCACCTGGCACGACGGCCGCAGCCAGCGCCCCGACGGCACCGGGCGCACCGTCAAACTCCTGCGGCAGCCGGGCACTGAGGGCTCGCAG GTCCGTGGCTGTGACCATTATGGCATCTACCACACCAGCCCCACGCTGGGCAGCCTGGTCAAGCCAGTGGTGCTGTGGACCCAGCAGGATGTGTGCAAATGGCTGAAGAAGCACTGCCCACACAACTATCTCATCTACGTGGAGGCATTCTCCCACCACGCCATCACAG GCCGGGCGCTGCTGCGGCTGAACGGGGAGAAGCTGCAGCGCATGGGGATCGCGCTGGAGGCGCAgcgccaggagctcctgcagcaggtcctgcagctccaggtgcgCGAGGAGGTGCGgaacctgcagctgctcagccaaG ATTGCACCAACACTGTGAACCGAGCTCCgctgggatgggctgtgcaTCGCCGATACGAGACCTGA
- the SAMD10 gene encoding sterile alpha motif domain-containing protein 10 isoform X1 produces MGKEGRNGEILERRAHSPSRKRVEKALLCAPAWGGWAPWPSLTPLPSAAAAAASAHFSFCRSLLEHTVSAENLSYRLQRAAGSSLTWHDGRSQRPDGTGRTVKLLRQPGTEGSQVRGCDHYGIYHTSPTLGSLVKPVVLWTQQDVCKWLKKHCPHNYLIYVEAFSHHAITGRALLRLNGEKLQRMGIALEAQRQELLQQVLQLQVREEVRNLQLLSQDCTNTVNRAPLGWAVHRRYET; encoded by the exons atggggaaggaaggcaggaacgGGGAGATTTTGGAGAGAAGGGCCCACAGCCCGAGTAGAAAAAGGGTAGAAAAGGCACTTTTGTGTGCCCCGGCATGGGGTGGATGGGCACCATGGCCATCTCTCAccccccttccctctgcagccgccgctgccgcctCTGCTCACTTCAGCTTCTGCCGCAGCCTCCTGGAGCACACGGTGTCGGCCGAGAACCTCAGCTACCGCCTGCAGCGCGCCGCGGGCAGCAGCCTCACCTGGCACGACGGCCGCAGCCAGCGCCCCGACGGCACCGGGCGCACCGTCAAACTCCTGCGGCAGCCGGGCACTGAGGGCTCGCAG GTCCGTGGCTGTGACCATTATGGCATCTACCACACCAGCCCCACGCTGGGCAGCCTGGTCAAGCCAGTGGTGCTGTGGACCCAGCAGGATGTGTGCAAATGGCTGAAGAAGCACTGCCCACACAACTATCTCATCTACGTGGAGGCATTCTCCCACCACGCCATCACAG GCCGGGCGCTGCTGCGGCTGAACGGGGAGAAGCTGCAGCGCATGGGGATCGCGCTGGAGGCGCAgcgccaggagctcctgcagcaggtcctgcagctccaggtgcgCGAGGAGGTGCGgaacctgcagctgctcagccaaG ATTGCACCAACACTGTGAACCGAGCTCCgctgggatgggctgtgcaTCGCCGATACGAGACCTGA
- the SAMD10 gene encoding sterile alpha motif domain-containing protein 10 isoform X2, with amino-acid sequence MGKEGRNGEILERRAHSPSRKRVEKALLCAPAWGGWAPWPSLTPLPSAAAAAASAHFSFCRSLLEHTVSAENLSYRLQRAAGSSLTWHDGRSQRPDGTGRTVKLLRQPGTEGSQVRGCDHYGIYHTSPTLGSLVKPVVLWTQQDVCKWLKKHCPHNYLIYVEAFSHHAITGRALLRLNGEKLQRMGIALEAQRQELLQQVLQLQVREEVRNLQLLSQASFGNVS; translated from the exons atggggaaggaaggcaggaacgGGGAGATTTTGGAGAGAAGGGCCCACAGCCCGAGTAGAAAAAGGGTAGAAAAGGCACTTTTGTGTGCCCCGGCATGGGGTGGATGGGCACCATGGCCATCTCTCAccccccttccctctgcagccgccgctgccgcctCTGCTCACTTCAGCTTCTGCCGCAGCCTCCTGGAGCACACGGTGTCGGCCGAGAACCTCAGCTACCGCCTGCAGCGCGCCGCGGGCAGCAGCCTCACCTGGCACGACGGCCGCAGCCAGCGCCCCGACGGCACCGGGCGCACCGTCAAACTCCTGCGGCAGCCGGGCACTGAGGGCTCGCAG GTCCGTGGCTGTGACCATTATGGCATCTACCACACCAGCCCCACGCTGGGCAGCCTGGTCAAGCCAGTGGTGCTGTGGACCCAGCAGGATGTGTGCAAATGGCTGAAGAAGCACTGCCCACACAACTATCTCATCTACGTGGAGGCATTCTCCCACCACGCCATCACAG GCCGGGCGCTGCTGCGGCTGAACGGGGAGAAGCTGCAGCGCATGGGGATCGCGCTGGAGGCGCAgcgccaggagctcctgcagcaggtcctgcagctccaggtgcgCGAGGAGGTGCGgaacctgcagctgctcagccaaG CTTCTTTTGGAAATGTCTCCTAG